The genome window CGGCAGGCAGCTGTTCACCGGCCCCACCGCCTACGCGGTCTTCGAGAAGCAGGTGAAGCAGGCCCCGCCACCCGTGCACGGGGTGCCCGCGGAGCTCGACGACCTCGTGCAGGACCTGCTGGAGAAGGACCCCGAGGACCGGCTCGCCGACGCCGGCGCCCTCTACGAGCGCCTGCAGCCGTTCGCCGACGAGCTGCCGATGCTGCCGGGCTTCCTCGATCCCGCGTCGAGGCCGAGCCCGGGGCGGATGTACGCCCGCATCATCGGCCGCGTCCCCGGCGGGGCGTGAACCGCCTGCCGCCGAGGTTGCTCCGCAGTGGTGAACTCCTCAGCTTCGCAACGGCGGGAGCGGCCGGACGTCTCACGGAACGAGTTTCCGAGACGATCACGGAGGGTCCCGATGCGCAAGACCGCCTTCTACCTGACCACCACCGCCGCCGCTGCCGCGATGGCCCTGGCGGGCGCGGCCGGCGCCGCGCTGGCCTCCGCCCCGGCCGCCCCCGCGCAGCCCGCGCCGTGCGCCGCCGAGGAGGTCGCGGCCGACCTGAACGCCCAGCCCGGCGGCGGCAAGGCGATGCTCGTGCTCACCAACATCGGCAACCGTGCGTGCACTGTGGAGGGAGCGCCGGGCGTCGGCTTCCGCGCCGCCGACAACAGTGAGCTGCCGGTCAGCGTCGAGGCGGTGCCCCAGCCCGGCCCCGGCCGGCCGATCGAGCTCCTCCCGGGCCGCTCGGCGTTCGGCGGGATCAAGTGGACGCCCTGCGACAAGGCCGACCCGGTGTGCTGGGTGGCCACGACCGTCGAAATCACCTCGCCCGGCGCCGCCGCGCCCGTGGTGGCCGACTTCCACGGCGCCAACGGCGGTGACGAGCGCGTGACGGAGCTGCCGTTGTCCGCGGCCCAGGTCGGCACGCTGCAGCCGGTCAGCGACGGTGTGGTCGCCTGGTGACCTGACCGCTCCGCGGCGGACGCGGGCCGCACGTGCCCGCGTCCGCCGCTGTGCGCGCGTCGCGCCTTCTCGGAGCCTGTTTTGGTCTTTGAAGGCGCTTGGCCCACCCCCGCAACCGGCACCGCTGACACGGCGAGTCCGAAGGCGGGCACTCAGACGCGGGTGTTCTCCT of Saccharopolyspora erythraea contains these proteins:
- a CDS encoding DUF4232 domain-containing protein, producing the protein MRKTAFYLTTTAAAAAMALAGAAGAALASAPAAPAQPAPCAAEEVAADLNAQPGGGKAMLVLTNIGNRACTVEGAPGVGFRAADNSELPVSVEAVPQPGPGRPIELLPGRSAFGGIKWTPCDKADPVCWVATTVEITSPGAAAPVVADFHGANGGDERVTELPLSAAQVGTLQPVSDGVVAW